One genomic segment of Arthrobacter sp. Marseille-P9274 includes these proteins:
- a CDS encoding IS3 family transposase, with product MKVQAIIALKADFSLPVLLQVAGLARSTFFYHQARLRAPDPKEAVKSAATTIFTKNXGRYGHRRIHTELTRQGWTIAKKTVLKLMRSLQLVCKVRQRKRYNSYQGEQGKTAPNLLNRDFDADAPNQKWVTDVTEFRVDGRKLYLSPVMDLFDRQILSYTVGLSPNLALTNTSLRMALATLEYGQKPIVHSDQGFQDGFNRSSQHRVV from the coding sequence GTGAAGGTTCAGGCCATCATCGCCCTCAAGGCCGACTTTTCGCTGCCGGTTCTGCTGCAGGTCGCCGGCTTGGCCCGTTCGACGTTCTTCTACCACCAGGCCCGACTCAGGGCTCCCGACCCGAAGGAAGCAGTCAAGAGCGCTGCCACGACCATCTTCACAAAGAACCANGGCAGATACGGGCACCGCCGCATCCACACTGAACTGACCCGGCAAGGGTGGACGATCGCGAAGAAGACCGTGCTGAAGCTCATGCGTTCCCTGCAGCTCGTCTGCAAGGTCCGGCAAAGGAAACGCTACAACTCCTACCAAGGCGAACAGGGCAAAACTGCCCCCAATCTGCTGAACCGGGACTTCGATGCCGATGCCCCGAACCAGAAGTGGGTAACGGATGTGACCGAGTTCAGAGTCGACGGTCGAAAACTCTACCTCTCACCCGTCATGGACCTTTTCGACCGGCAGATCCTCTCCTACACCGTCGGCCTGTCCCCGAACCTGGCGCTCACCAACACCTCACTGCGTATGGCGCTGGCAACGCTCGAGTATGGGCAGAAACCGATCGTGCACTCAGACCAGGGATTCCAAGACGGATTCAACCGGTCGTCGCAACACCGGGTTGTTTGA
- a CDS encoding IS30 family transposase has translation MKALTGRSAMRSPGKPSLRRDTERAFWRAIATGCTSEAAAASVGVSQAAGTRWFRDRGGMPTFMLAPLQGRYLSFEEREEIALWKAQGAGVRKIARALRRDPSTISRELRRNAATRGGKLDYRASVAQWKAERFAQRPKTAKLITNERLHQYVQDKLAGVVRAHDGRVVAGPGAPAWTGRNKPHRGDREWVTAWSPEQISNRLKADFPDDKSMRISHEAIYQALYVQGRGALKRELVLHLRTGRALRVPRARSKRQSWAHVTEETLISKRPPEVADRAVPGHWEGDLVIGLQRSAIGTLVERTTRFTVLIHLPRGEGYGIIPRTKNGAALAGYGAVVMADALARTITTLPQQLRQSVTWDRGKELSDHARFTVDTGVKVYFADPKSPWQRGTNENTNGLLRQYFPKGTDLSRWSSDDLAAIAHTLNTRPRKTLGWKTPAEAFDEQLRSIKQPGVATTG, from the coding sequence ATGAAGGCGTTGACGGGCAGGTCTGCGATGAGATCGCCCGGGAAGCCATCATTACGGCGCGACACTGAGCGGGCGTTCTGGCGTGCGATCGCGACGGGGTGCACGAGTGAGGCGGCGGCGGCGTCGGTCGGCGTGTCGCAAGCGGCTGGAACGCGCTGGTTCCGGGATCGTGGCGGCATGCCGACGTTCATGCTTGCCCCGCTCCAAGGCCGGTACCTGTCGTTCGAAGAACGTGAGGAGATAGCGCTGTGGAAAGCGCAGGGGGCAGGGGTGAGGAAAATTGCCCGGGCGCTGAGGCGGGACCCGTCAACGATCTCCCGGGAGCTGCGCCGCAATGCGGCTACTCGCGGAGGGAAGCTCGATTACCGTGCATCAGTCGCGCAATGGAAGGCTGAACGGTTCGCCCAGCGCCCGAAGACCGCCAAGCTTATAACGAATGAACGGCTGCACCAGTACGTGCAGGACAAGCTCGCCGGCGTCGTCAGAGCACACGACGGCCGTGTCGTCGCCGGCCCTGGTGCTCCGGCATGGACGGGCAGGAACAAGCCGCACCGGGGCGACCGCGAGTGGGTGACGGCATGGAGTCCGGAGCAGATCTCGAACCGACTCAAGGCCGATTTCCCGGATGATAAGTCCATGCGCATCTCCCACGAGGCGATCTATCAGGCGCTCTACGTCCAGGGCCGCGGAGCGCTCAAACGCGAACTCGTCCTGCACCTGCGCACGGGGCGTGCATTGCGCGTGCCAAGAGCTCGGTCGAAGCGGCAGTCCTGGGCGCATGTCACCGAAGAGACGCTCATCAGCAAACGCCCTCCCGAGGTTGCCGATCGCGCCGTTCCCGGGCATTGGGAAGGGGACTTGGTGATCGGCCTGCAACGATCGGCGATCGGTACTCTGGTCGAGCGGACGACACGGTTCACGGTGCTGATCCACCTGCCCCGCGGAGAGGGCTACGGCATCATCCCACGGACGAAGAACGGAGCCGCGCTGGCCGGATATGGCGCAGTGGTGATGGCAGACGCCCTCGCCAGGACGATCACAACACTGCCCCAACAACTGCGGCAGTCGGTGACCTGGGACCGCGGGAAGGAACTCTCCGATCATGCCAGATTCACTGTCGACACCGGGGTAAAGGTCTACTTCGCCGACCCGAAGAGCCCCTGGCAGCGCGGCACGAACGAGAACACGAACGGGCTGCTGCGCCAATACTTCCCAAAAGGCACTGATCTGTCCCGATGGAGCAGCGATGACCTCGCAGCCATCGCCCACACGCTCAACACCAGGCCACGCAAGACACTCGGCTGGAAGACACCTGCCGAAGCATTTGACGAACAGCTACGATCGATCAAACAACCCGGTGTTGCGACGACCGGTTGA
- the sufU gene encoding Fe-S cluster assembly sulfur transfer protein SufU, translating to MSSDLEQLYQQIILEHAKLRHGAGLADAPDGDKVGESHMLNPTCGDEITLRAAVHQGQDAQTLSSISWDGQGCSISMASASVLHDLGLNLDRDKLLKLVDEFRSVMRSRGTIEADEEILGDAAAFSGVSKYPARVKCAMLAWVALEEALLAAN from the coding sequence GTGAGTTCGGATCTCGAGCAGCTGTATCAGCAGATCATCCTTGAGCACGCCAAGCTCCGCCATGGCGCGGGCCTTGCCGACGCTCCCGACGGCGACAAGGTAGGGGAGTCGCACATGCTGAACCCCACCTGCGGCGACGAGATCACTTTGCGCGCCGCCGTGCACCAAGGACAGGATGCTCAGACCCTGTCCTCCATCAGCTGGGACGGCCAGGGCTGTTCCATCTCCATGGCCTCGGCCTCGGTGCTCCACGACCTCGGACTCAACCTGGATCGGGACAAACTGCTGAAGCTCGTGGATGAATTCCGTAGCGTCATGCGGTCGCGGGGGACGATCGAGGCTGACGAAGAAATCCTCGGGGACGCAGCCGCCTTCTCCGGCGTCTCCAAGTACCCGGCCCGGGTGAAGTGCGCGATGCTGGCCTGGGTCGCTCTGGAGGAAGCACTGCTCGCGGCGAACTAG
- a CDS encoding cysteine desulfurase, producing MPVVSTPATLKPAVGAIDNAEVLRIRNDFPILDQKVNGNPLVYLDSGATSQNPQCVLEAEQEYYEQRNAAVHRGAHTLAVEATDAFEAARETVASFIGARFNELVWTSNATEAINLITYAFSNASIGRGGEAAEQFVLRPGDEIVVTEMEHHANLIPWQELAFRTGATFRYIPVNDDGTLQLEHANTVIGPQTKILAFTHASNVLGSINPVETLVSMAREVGAYVVLDACQSVPHLPVDVKALDVDFAAFSGHKMLAPTGIGALYGKAELLNAMPPFLTGGSMITTVTMEHAAYLPSPTRFEAGTQRISQAVALAAAVNYLKETGMERIHAWEQRLGQRLVEGLEQIDGVRVLGPRAGEERIGLASFDVDGVHAHDVGQFLDDKGIAVRVGHHCAQPLHRRLDLVATTRASTYLYNTTDDVDAFLEAVAQARPFFGVK from the coding sequence GTGCCAGTGGTGTCCACACCAGCCACACTCAAGCCCGCCGTCGGCGCCATCGACAACGCCGAGGTCCTGCGTATCCGCAATGACTTTCCGATCCTGGATCAGAAGGTCAACGGCAACCCGCTGGTCTACCTGGACTCGGGAGCCACCTCGCAGAACCCGCAGTGCGTGCTGGAGGCCGAGCAGGAGTACTACGAGCAGCGCAACGCGGCCGTCCACCGCGGAGCCCACACCCTCGCAGTCGAGGCCACGGACGCCTTCGAAGCGGCACGGGAAACGGTCGCCTCCTTCATCGGAGCACGCTTCAACGAACTGGTCTGGACCTCTAACGCTACCGAAGCCATCAACCTCATCACCTACGCCTTCTCCAACGCCTCGATTGGCCGCGGGGGAGAGGCAGCCGAGCAGTTCGTGCTGCGACCCGGGGACGAGATCGTCGTGACGGAGATGGAACACCACGCGAACCTCATCCCGTGGCAGGAGCTTGCCTTCCGCACGGGTGCCACCTTCCGCTATATTCCCGTGAACGACGACGGAACCCTACAGCTCGAACACGCCAATACCGTCATCGGCCCCCAGACCAAGATCCTGGCCTTCACCCACGCATCCAACGTCCTTGGCTCGATCAACCCCGTTGAGACCCTGGTCTCCATGGCGCGGGAGGTTGGCGCGTACGTGGTGCTCGACGCCTGCCAGTCTGTACCGCACCTACCGGTGGACGTGAAGGCTCTGGACGTGGACTTCGCCGCCTTCTCAGGTCACAAGATGCTGGCACCCACGGGCATCGGCGCGCTCTACGGCAAGGCAGAATTGCTGAACGCGATGCCGCCGTTCCTGACCGGCGGTTCCATGATCACCACGGTCACAATGGAACACGCCGCCTATCTGCCGTCGCCGACGCGCTTCGAGGCCGGCACCCAGCGGATTTCTCAAGCCGTCGCGCTGGCCGCAGCGGTCAACTACCTCAAGGAGACGGGCATGGAGCGCATCCATGCCTGGGAGCAACGGCTCGGTCAGCGGCTGGTGGAGGGCCTGGAACAGATCGACGGCGTCCGCGTCCTTGGCCCGCGAGCGGGCGAGGAACGTATCGGTCTGGCATCCTTCGACGTCGACGGCGTGCACGCGCACGACGTCGGTCAGTTCCTGGACGACAAGGGAATCGCCGTGCGCGTGGGGCACCACTGCGCGCAGCCCCTGCACCGTCGGCTCGACCTTGTCGCCACGACGCGGGCCAGCACCTACCTGTACAACACCACGGACGACGTCGACGCCTTCCTCGAAGCCGTTGCGCAGGCCCGCCCGTTCTTCGGAGTGAAGTAA
- the pth gene encoding aminoacyl-tRNA hydrolase — protein sequence MAENTWLVAGLGNPGPGYSRNRHNVGQMVLDELASRFGGVFKSHKAHAQVVEGRLRPGGPRVILGKPLTFMNLSGGPVSALAKFYGVEPDHVIAVHDEIDIPFNTVKLKIGGGEGGHNGLRDISKALGTKDYYRVRVGVGRPPGRMDTADYVLKDFATAEKKDLPFLLSDSADAVELLIDEGLLTAQQKFHTSGQ from the coding sequence TTGGCGGAAAACACCTGGCTCGTAGCCGGGCTCGGAAACCCCGGGCCCGGCTACAGCCGTAACCGCCACAATGTGGGCCAGATGGTCCTCGATGAACTCGCCTCGCGTTTCGGCGGCGTCTTCAAGTCCCACAAGGCCCACGCCCAGGTGGTGGAAGGCAGGCTCCGGCCTGGCGGACCGCGCGTCATCCTCGGCAAGCCGCTGACCTTCATGAACCTCTCCGGCGGTCCGGTGTCGGCCCTGGCGAAGTTTTACGGTGTGGAGCCGGATCACGTCATCGCGGTACACGACGAGATCGATATCCCCTTCAACACGGTGAAGCTCAAGATCGGCGGGGGAGAGGGCGGGCACAACGGTCTACGCGACATCTCCAAGGCACTCGGGACCAAGGACTACTACCGTGTGCGGGTGGGCGTCGGCCGTCCCCCGGGTCGCATGGACACAGCCGACTACGTGTTGAAGGACTTCGCCACGGCCGAGAAGAAGGACCTGCCGTTCCTGCTTAGTGATTCTGCCGATGCCGTCGAACTCCTGATCGACGAAGGCCTGCTGACCGCGCAGCAGAAATTCCACACAAGCGGCCAGTAG
- a CDS encoding 50S ribosomal protein L25/general stress protein Ctc, which translates to MSDLKLSAEVRREFGKGAARRARRNEQIPAVIYGHGAEPLHVLLPAKATTLALRTANALLTLDVEGEQHLALAKDIQRNPLLQIIEHVDLLTVRQGEKVQVDVSVHVDGEIAAGAVFNLEHPTVLVEADATHLPENLTVNVEGREVGEHVHASDLVLPKGVALLVDADTIIATVSAPAVTEEAAEGEVAEEGAEAAPAEESAE; encoded by the coding sequence ATGTCTGACCTGAAGCTTTCCGCAGAAGTCCGCCGCGAATTCGGCAAGGGCGCCGCCCGCCGGGCCCGCCGCAACGAGCAGATCCCCGCCGTCATCTACGGTCACGGCGCCGAGCCGCTGCACGTGCTGCTGCCGGCCAAGGCAACCACGCTGGCCCTGCGCACCGCCAACGCCCTGCTGACCCTCGATGTGGAAGGCGAACAGCACCTGGCCCTGGCCAAGGACATCCAGCGCAACCCGCTGCTCCAGATCATCGAGCACGTCGACCTGCTGACCGTGCGCCAGGGCGAAAAGGTCCAGGTCGACGTCAGCGTTCACGTCGACGGCGAGATCGCCGCGGGCGCCGTGTTCAACCTTGAGCACCCGACCGTCCTGGTCGAGGCCGACGCCACCCACCTGCCCGAAAACCTCACGGTCAACGTCGAGGGCCGCGAGGTTGGCGAGCACGTCCACGCCTCCGATCTGGTTCTGCCGAAGGGTGTCGCCCTACTCGTCGACGCCGACACCATCATCGCCACCGTCTCCGCCCCGGCCGTGACCGAGGAAGCCGCTGAAGGCGAAGTCGCCGAAGAGGGCGCCGAGGCTGCTCCGGCCGAAGAGTCTGCCGAGTAA
- a CDS encoding polysaccharide biosynthesis tyrosine autokinase: MELNRTEEQPQGLELRDYLRVLHTYWRGIAAIALVVTLLAFGWTFFQKPIYQAEASGNVMASGAKDLNAALAADELSKSKATVYQNMATTRPVAQAVINELGLPLSTSALLENIEVEAPVDTSELRITASAGDPAEARNLADAWVTALAAQVEQIESAGTEDAQAAVRLVPLAEAALPTSPVSPNVKLTLAIGAVLGLMLGVAYALIRNHLDRRVRSADVIEQQFGVPVIGTIPLDKRMQDHRQVVETGAIDNNSDRTAHAMSEALRELRTNLSFVDVDNPPKIIAVTSSVPGEGKSSVTANLAVTIAASGKRVVVVDGDLRRPVVTSMFGLVPGAGVTDVLSGQAELEDVLQVWGHVPNLAVLGAGRVPPNPSELLGSKAMADMLQQLAAHATVLIDAPPLLPVTDAAILSRIADGAMVVINAGRTSLDEIGKAFGNLAKVDAHILGAILNRVPTQGADAAQYGYYGQYYQQDEVEPVQKGRRKQPRRTAAPEPVATMQLEPEDEFKALLSGEPVSARRMPPSRR, from the coding sequence GTGGAATTGAACCGAACTGAAGAGCAGCCACAAGGCCTCGAACTCCGTGACTATCTGCGGGTTCTCCACACTTACTGGCGAGGAATCGCCGCTATCGCACTGGTTGTCACGCTCCTGGCCTTCGGCTGGACGTTCTTCCAGAAGCCGATTTACCAGGCCGAGGCCAGCGGAAACGTCATGGCCTCGGGCGCCAAAGACCTGAACGCCGCGCTGGCAGCCGATGAGCTCTCCAAATCGAAGGCCACTGTCTACCAGAACATGGCGACAACGCGCCCGGTTGCCCAAGCTGTTATCAATGAACTCGGATTGCCGCTGAGCACTAGCGCCCTACTAGAGAATATTGAAGTCGAGGCTCCGGTTGACACTTCCGAACTCCGAATTACGGCTTCCGCAGGAGACCCCGCTGAAGCACGTAATCTGGCCGACGCTTGGGTAACCGCACTCGCGGCGCAGGTTGAGCAGATAGAGTCCGCCGGAACTGAAGATGCGCAGGCGGCAGTCCGGCTGGTTCCCCTCGCCGAAGCTGCCTTGCCAACCTCTCCAGTGTCGCCCAATGTCAAGCTGACCCTGGCCATCGGCGCGGTCTTAGGCCTGATGCTCGGAGTCGCCTACGCGCTAATTCGCAATCATCTCGACCGCCGCGTGCGTTCTGCCGACGTGATCGAGCAGCAGTTCGGCGTACCTGTCATCGGCACCATCCCGTTGGACAAGCGGATGCAGGACCATCGGCAGGTCGTCGAGACTGGCGCTATCGACAACAACAGCGACCGCACGGCGCACGCCATGTCGGAAGCGTTGCGGGAACTTCGCACGAACCTTAGTTTTGTCGACGTCGACAATCCGCCGAAGATCATCGCCGTGACAAGCTCCGTCCCCGGCGAAGGCAAGTCGAGCGTGACCGCCAACCTGGCGGTGACGATTGCAGCGTCCGGGAAGCGCGTTGTCGTCGTCGATGGTGACCTGCGGCGCCCCGTCGTCACCAGCATGTTCGGGTTGGTACCGGGCGCCGGTGTTACCGACGTCCTCAGCGGCCAGGCCGAGCTCGAGGATGTCCTGCAGGTGTGGGGCCATGTGCCGAATCTTGCCGTCCTAGGCGCCGGACGAGTCCCGCCGAATCCCAGCGAGCTTCTGGGTTCCAAGGCCATGGCAGATATGCTCCAACAGCTCGCGGCGCATGCCACGGTTCTCATTGACGCTCCCCCGCTGCTCCCGGTGACGGACGCGGCCATCCTGTCCAGGATCGCGGACGGGGCAATGGTGGTCATCAATGCGGGGCGCACGTCCCTGGACGAAATCGGCAAGGCGTTCGGCAACCTTGCGAAGGTTGACGCGCACATACTTGGCGCCATCCTCAACCGTGTCCCCACACAGGGCGCCGATGCCGCCCAGTACGGCTACTACGGCCAGTACTACCAGCAGGACGAGGTCGAACCGGTCCAGAAAGGACGGCGCAAGCAGCCCCGCCGCACCGCGGCTCCCGAGCCCGTAGCCACAATGCAGCTGGAGCCCGAGGACGAGTTCAAGGCTCTCCTGTCAGGTGAGCCGGTGTCAGCGAGAAGGATGCCGCCCTCACGGCGCTAA
- a CDS encoding sugar transferase codes for MVIIVSLLLAQVLRFGVSDEELVGSVFGDAYWIISAIIAVLWLLALMISQSRALPVLGVGNDEYRRVINSTLGTFGAVAIAAMLLKYDVARGYLAIALPVGLALLLATRHSWRRWLVRQRAKGRFTHRALIVGSMSDVEFVAGKIFKSPQTGYRLHGAAVRPSEETVVTIDSRHTIPIVASPDCVVDVVKQDGYDTVIIAGTATNGHRFLKELSWALEGTNTSLVVASKLVDVAGPRIHWKPVEGLPLMSVEMPQYDGTKFIWKRASDVLAAGFGLLVLSPIMLAVALAIKLDDRGPIFFKQERVGIQGSRFGMMKFRSMVVDAEARLRELVAQNEGNGTLFKMKKDPRITRVGAFIRRYSLDELPQLWNVLVGDMSLVGPRPPLPREVAEYEQHTHRRLLVRPGITGLWQVSGRSDLSWEESVRLDLYYVENWSLAGDLTIIARTVKAVVGKDGAY; via the coding sequence GTGGTAATCATCGTCTCGCTTCTACTCGCGCAGGTCCTTCGGTTCGGTGTTTCGGACGAGGAACTCGTCGGCTCCGTCTTCGGCGATGCGTATTGGATCATTTCCGCCATCATTGCGGTGCTATGGCTTCTTGCGCTCATGATTTCGCAGAGCCGCGCCCTGCCCGTTCTCGGCGTGGGCAACGACGAATACCGCCGCGTTATCAACTCGACCTTGGGCACCTTCGGCGCCGTAGCCATCGCTGCCATGCTGCTCAAGTACGACGTCGCCCGCGGCTATCTGGCGATCGCGCTTCCTGTAGGGCTCGCACTGCTCTTGGCCACCCGGCACTCCTGGCGCCGCTGGCTGGTCCGCCAGCGAGCAAAGGGCCGCTTTACTCACCGCGCCCTGATCGTGGGCTCGATGTCCGACGTGGAATTCGTGGCGGGCAAGATCTTCAAGTCGCCGCAGACCGGCTATCGCCTCCACGGCGCCGCCGTACGCCCTTCGGAGGAAACCGTCGTCACCATCGACAGCCGTCACACCATCCCCATCGTGGCGAGCCCGGATTGCGTTGTCGACGTCGTCAAGCAAGATGGCTATGACACCGTCATCATCGCGGGCACGGCAACAAATGGACATCGCTTCCTGAAGGAACTCAGCTGGGCTCTCGAAGGAACGAATACGTCCTTGGTCGTGGCCAGCAAGCTGGTCGACGTGGCCGGCCCCCGCATCCATTGGAAGCCGGTCGAGGGCCTCCCGCTGATGAGCGTGGAGATGCCGCAATACGACGGCACCAAATTCATCTGGAAGCGTGCCTCGGATGTTCTCGCCGCGGGTTTTGGCCTACTGGTCCTGTCGCCCATCATGCTCGCCGTTGCCCTTGCCATCAAACTGGATGACCGCGGTCCCATCTTCTTCAAGCAGGAGCGGGTTGGTATCCAGGGGAGCCGGTTCGGGATGATGAAGTTCCGCTCCATGGTCGTGGACGCCGAAGCACGTCTGAGGGAGCTCGTGGCTCAGAACGAGGGCAACGGAACGTTGTTCAAGATGAAGAAGGACCCTCGGATCACCCGGGTCGGCGCCTTCATCCGCAGGTATTCCCTCGACGAGCTGCCTCAACTGTGGAATGTGCTGGTGGGGGACATGAGCCTTGTCGGACCCCGCCCCCCGCTGCCTCGTGAGGTCGCCGAGTATGAGCAGCACACCCACCGCCGGCTCCTCGTCCGCCCCGGCATCACCGGCCTCTGGCAGGTCAGTGGCCGTTCCGATCTGTCCTGGGAAGAGAGCGTCCGGCTGGACCTCTACTACGTGGAGAACTGGTCTTTGGCGGGCGACCTGACGATCATCGCGCGCACAGTCAAGGCCGTCGTGGGCAAGGACGGCGCGTACTAA
- a CDS encoding low molecular weight phosphatase family protein: protein MIRILTICTGNICRSPMAERILQQKFDEIRPGLFEVRSAGIQALTGKPMDARAEGLLHVLGGTSDGFVARQLQEMHLANADLVLAMGVEHRDRILNLMPRLLKRTFTVRELARMVGAIAADPEMDVPGGTSDEEVEYRWKRLPHLAALKRHQTHAADPLEDEVVDPYRRDDEVYRQMVHELVPALDRLVDFERSYHQRAYFG from the coding sequence ATGATCCGCATCCTCACCATCTGCACCGGCAACATCTGCCGCTCGCCCATGGCCGAGCGTATCCTCCAGCAGAAGTTCGACGAGATCCGGCCGGGCCTGTTCGAAGTCCGCAGCGCCGGTATCCAGGCCCTCACCGGGAAGCCCATGGACGCCCGGGCCGAAGGCTTGCTCCACGTGCTCGGCGGAACCTCGGACGGCTTCGTCGCCCGGCAACTACAGGAGATGCATCTGGCGAACGCGGACCTGGTCCTCGCGATGGGCGTCGAGCACCGGGACCGGATCCTGAACCTCATGCCGCGTCTGCTCAAGCGCACCTTCACCGTGCGTGAACTCGCCCGCATGGTGGGTGCGATCGCAGCAGACCCTGAGATGGACGTTCCGGGGGGAACATCTGACGAGGAGGTGGAGTACCGCTGGAAGCGGCTGCCCCATCTCGCTGCGCTGAAGCGGCATCAGACCCACGCAGCCGACCCGCTGGAGGACGAGGTCGTGGACCCCTACCGCCGCGATGACGAGGTGTACCGGCAGATGGTGCATGAGTTGGTTCCGGCCCTCGACAGACTCGTCGATTTTGAACGTTCGTACCACCAGCGGGCCTATTTCGGCTAA
- a CDS encoding amino acid transporter, whose product MTTLSWPPADPSAPRPSRREALRSWLLFGLQDSKGTHLGPGRVSAPYEKKHPWWQVMCLTGVDYFSTLGYQPAIAALAVGVISPLATVVLLAVTLLGALPVYRRVARESPHGEGSIAIFERLLPGWAGKLLVLVLLGFAATDFMITMTLSAADATVHALANPAAPGWLEGQNVLVTLFLLALLGAVFLRGFTEAIGVAVVLVVLYLGLNAVVVANALLEVLAHPAALDNWWSALWMSHGNPFLAVGIALLVFPKLALGLSGFETGVAVMPQIRGDEDDTEDKPEGRIRRTRHMLATAAVIMSVFLMSSSFVTVVLIPAEEFQPGGQANGRALAYLAHEHFGAGFGSLYDLSTIAILWFAGASAMAGLLNLVPRYLPRYGMAPVWAKAVRPLVLVFSLIGFLITWLFGADVVAQGGAYATGFLVLMTSAAVAATLSARRRKQHRRTITFGAISLVFTYTTVANIFERPEGIRIAALFIAGIIVVSLLSRVGRSFQLHATRVHLDQQALEFMAPILEGPIALIAHEPSDSGAADYRQKVAAAVEIGHLPLTEEPLFLEVVIDDSSEFETELRVKGVTRHGYRVLEVHGPGVPNTIASVLLHIRDVTGLMPHIYFRWTEGSPLANFLRFLFLGVGEIAPLTREVLREAEPDTARRPQVHVG is encoded by the coding sequence ATGACGACATTGAGCTGGCCGCCGGCCGATCCATCGGCTCCGCGGCCAAGCCGCAGGGAAGCGCTGAGGAGCTGGCTGCTGTTTGGGCTGCAGGACAGCAAGGGAACCCATCTGGGCCCCGGCAGGGTTAGCGCGCCCTATGAGAAGAAGCACCCGTGGTGGCAGGTGATGTGCCTGACCGGCGTCGACTACTTCTCCACCCTGGGCTACCAGCCGGCGATCGCGGCGCTGGCCGTCGGGGTGATCTCCCCGCTGGCCACCGTGGTGCTGCTCGCCGTGACCCTGCTCGGCGCGCTGCCCGTCTACCGGCGGGTGGCCCGGGAAAGCCCTCATGGCGAAGGGTCCATCGCCATCTTCGAGCGGCTGCTGCCGGGCTGGGCGGGCAAGCTGCTGGTCCTGGTCCTGCTCGGTTTCGCCGCCACCGACTTCATGATCACCATGACGCTCTCGGCCGCCGACGCCACGGTCCACGCACTGGCGAACCCGGCCGCCCCGGGCTGGCTGGAGGGCCAGAACGTCCTGGTCACGCTCTTCCTGCTGGCGCTGCTGGGAGCGGTGTTCCTGCGCGGCTTTACGGAGGCGATCGGGGTCGCCGTCGTCCTGGTCGTCCTGTACCTGGGCCTCAACGCGGTGGTCGTGGCCAACGCGCTGCTGGAAGTCCTGGCCCATCCGGCGGCCCTGGACAACTGGTGGTCCGCCCTGTGGATGTCGCACGGCAACCCGTTCCTGGCGGTGGGCATCGCCCTGCTCGTCTTCCCCAAGCTGGCGCTGGGCTTGTCCGGCTTCGAAACCGGCGTGGCCGTGATGCCCCAGATCCGCGGCGACGAGGACGACACCGAGGACAAGCCGGAGGGCCGGATCCGCAGGACCCGGCACATGCTGGCCACCGCCGCTGTGATCATGAGCGTCTTCCTGATGAGCAGCAGCTTCGTCACCGTGGTCCTCATCCCGGCCGAAGAATTCCAGCCCGGCGGGCAGGCCAACGGGCGCGCGCTGGCCTACCTGGCGCACGAGCATTTCGGAGCTGGCTTCGGCAGCCTCTACGACCTAAGCACCATCGCCATTCTCTGGTTCGCCGGCGCGTCCGCGATGGCGGGCCTGCTGAACCTAGTCCCCCGGTACCTCCCCCGCTACGGGATGGCCCCGGTCTGGGCCAAGGCCGTCCGGCCGCTGGTGCTGGTGTTCAGCCTCATCGGCTTCCTGATTACCTGGCTCTTCGGCGCCGACGTGGTGGCTCAGGGCGGGGCCTACGCCACCGGTTTCCTGGTCCTGATGACGTCGGCAGCGGTGGCGGCCACGCTCTCGGCCCGCCGCCGGAAGCAGCACCGCCGGACCATCACGTTCGGCGCCATCTCGCTGGTCTTCACGTACACCACGGTCGCCAACATCTTCGAACGGCCCGAGGGCATCCGGATCGCCGCCCTCTTCATCGCCGGCATCATCGTCGTCTCGCTGCTGTCCCGGGTGGGCCGGTCCTTCCAGCTGCACGCCACCCGAGTCCACCTGGACCAGCAGGCGCTGGAGTTCATGGCCCCGATCCTCGAAGGACCCATCGCGCTGATCGCGCACGAGCCCTCGGACAGCGGCGCCGCCGACTACCGGCAGAAGGTGGCCGCCGCCGTCGAAATCGGCCACCTGCCCCTCACCGAGGAGCCGCTCTTCCTCGAAGTGGTCATCGACGACTCCTCCGAGTTCGAAACCGAGCTGCGGGTCAAAGGCGTGACCCGGCACGGCTACCGGGTCCTCGAGGTCCACGGCCCGGGCGTCCCCAACACCATCGCCTCCGTGCTGCTCCACATCCGCGACGTCACCGGGCTGATGCCCCACATCTACTTCCGCTGGACCGAGGGCAGTCCCCTCGCCAACTTCCTGCGCTTCCTCTTCCTGGGCGTTGGCGAAATCGCTCCGCTCACCCGAGAGGTGCTCCGCGAAGCAGAACCGGACACCGCCCGGCGCCCGCAGGTCCACGTCGGCTGA